A single window of Rickettsiella endosymbiont of Dermanyssus gallinae DNA harbors:
- the fis gene encoding DNA-binding transcriptional regulator Fis — protein MQNAIDQLPVLSIQASPSTDTAQQPLKTYVKRALENYFSHLTTENNLSSTPPKLDLYGLVLSEVEYPLLEIVLQQTRGNQTKAAKLLGISRGTLRKKLKQYDLA, from the coding sequence ATGCAAAATGCAATTGATCAACTGCCCGTTCTATCCATTCAAGCTAGTCCTAGCACGGATACCGCCCAACAACCATTAAAAACTTACGTTAAGCGGGCATTAGAAAATTATTTTTCACACTTAACTACTGAAAATAACTTGTCTTCTACACCGCCTAAACTGGATCTTTATGGACTCGTTTTAAGTGAGGTTGAATACCCGTTACTAGAAATTGTGTTACAACAAACCCGAGGCAACCAAACCAAAGCAGCAAAATTGCTTGGGATTAGCCGAGGCACGCTGCGTAAAAAATTAAAACAATATGATCTTGCATAA
- the dsbD gene encoding protein-disulfide reductase DsbD, producing MLFFSKLIKIFVLGLLLGGVFAPSYADQPLPVEQVFQVTTKQLDAETISVHLAIKPGYYLYREKIHFESDQPIKPVVLPPGIPKQNKFLNKYQVYQSGTTVLLKFLHPLKNTLKLSIHYQGCAAAGFCYPPVTQQLTLSVQKGVGSSSLPAKGEQGKAMRLLASHNIGLILLGFFGFGLLLSLTPCVLPLIPVLSAIILGQKQQLTTLKAFSLSLTYVLAMALTYALAGVFAGLAGSYLQSFLQSPWVIIFVSLMFVLLAVSLFGFYELQLPASWQEKLNNLTNRQQGGDYWGVALMGCLSTLVISPCITAPLVGVLTYIGNTGNAVLGGFALFILGLGSGVPLLIIGTSAGKWLPKSGPWMNGVKIVLGIMMLIMAGWLLLRIVPPNLQPFNLFKSNQVAVNGNFQAVKGIPDLNRALIKAKQENKPVLLDFYANWCISCKEMEHAVFPEAQVKSLLSRFIVLRADVTANDAVDKALEKKFNVIAPPTFLFFTPDGKELNAQRIVGQVGHEAFAKHLQQVLSAK from the coding sequence TTGTTATTTTTTTCTAAACTCATCAAAATTTTCGTGTTAGGTTTACTATTAGGCGGGGTATTCGCTCCCTCTTATGCAGACCAACCCCTACCGGTGGAACAGGTTTTTCAAGTAACAACGAAGCAACTGGATGCTGAAACTATCTCAGTTCACTTGGCCATCAAGCCGGGCTACTATCTTTATCGTGAAAAAATTCATTTTGAAAGCGATCAGCCTATAAAGCCTGTGGTTTTACCGCCGGGTATCCCTAAACAGAATAAATTTCTCAATAAATATCAAGTATATCAAAGTGGAACGACCGTCTTACTGAAGTTTCTTCATCCTTTAAAAAATACTTTAAAGCTCAGTATCCATTACCAGGGCTGTGCGGCGGCCGGTTTTTGCTATCCGCCGGTTACTCAGCAGCTTACTTTGTCAGTGCAGAAGGGAGTAGGCAGTAGCTCATTGCCAGCGAAGGGCGAGCAAGGCAAAGCTATGCGCTTGTTAGCCAGTCATAATATTGGCTTAATTTTATTAGGTTTTTTTGGCTTTGGGTTATTATTATCACTAACGCCTTGTGTTCTCCCCCTGATCCCCGTGCTATCCGCCATTATTTTAGGCCAGAAACAACAATTAACGACGCTGAAAGCATTTAGCTTATCTTTAACCTACGTGCTAGCGATGGCGTTAACGTATGCGCTGGCGGGTGTTTTTGCCGGGTTGGCCGGTAGCTATTTGCAATCGTTTCTACAAAGTCCGTGGGTTATTATTTTTGTTAGCTTAATGTTTGTATTGCTGGCTGTTTCTTTATTTGGTTTTTATGAGTTACAGCTTCCCGCCAGTTGGCAGGAGAAACTAAATAATTTAACCAATCGTCAACAGGGGGGGGATTATTGGGGTGTCGCCTTGATGGGTTGTTTGTCCACCTTGGTTATCTCGCCTTGTATCACTGCGCCTTTAGTCGGTGTGTTGACGTATATTGGTAATACCGGTAATGCCGTTTTAGGTGGTTTTGCGTTGTTTATTTTGGGCTTGGGTTCGGGTGTGCCCTTATTGATTATTGGTACTTCCGCTGGGAAATGGTTGCCGAAATCAGGCCCTTGGATGAATGGTGTGAAAATAGTATTGGGAATTATGATGTTAATCATGGCGGGCTGGTTATTATTACGCATTGTTCCGCCAAATTTACAGCCTTTTAATTTATTTAAATCAAATCAAGTCGCCGTGAATGGCAATTTTCAGGCGGTAAAAGGTATTCCGGATCTCAATCGAGCGTTGATTAAAGCGAAGCAGGAAAATAAACCGGTATTATTAGATTTTTATGCGAACTGGTGTATCTCGTGCAAAGAAATGGAGCATGCGGTATTTCCTGAGGCGCAGGTGAAATCGTTGTTATCGCGTTTTATCGTATTGCGTGCGGATGTCACGGCAAATGATGCCGTTGATAAAGCCTTAGAGAAAAAGTTTAATGTGATTGCACCACCGACTTTTTTGTTTTTTACGCCAGATGGTAAAGAGTTAAATGCGCAAAGAATCGTTGGCCAAGTAGGTCATGAAGCGTTTGCTAAGCATTTGCAGCAGGTTTTATCCGCTAAATAG
- a CDS encoding HsdM family class I SAM-dependent methyltransferase produces the protein MIDKQKNITTIKGHRDTDDVYYQKALKINQILHDGSINKSNRVRVVATTIIALLKDSDINRENDCLSMINELNSRAEEALHEKDKREFIHYIKISVPPIFDNHLKFRNALLETLHVLESINIRSSMNSGTDILGIFYEKFLKYGNAAKEMGIVFTPKHITRFAVEVLNITNKDKVLDPTCGTGGFLISALDKVKNEVDHEEFEKFKSEGIYGIEQDPEIAALALVNMIFRGSSRVNLEGGNCFTTTKFMDLKVSKVLMNPPYSLKNPNEKEYKFIDFALNKMEKGGYLFAIVPNSVMLLSNAKKWRSKLLEENTLKAVIKLPDDLFYPVNVCTYAIIIQKGVPHQDASVMWAWLKDGLVKRKGIMVSASSQKNNIEAIKHALISHLNNIKVEASRREFIQKPINYDSYLEYAPESYLEDEQFSDTELALQTKIVVKNLIPYYLCKQ, from the coding sequence ATGATCGATAAACAAAAAAATATCACTACTATAAAAGGGCATAGGGATACAGATGACGTTTATTACCAAAAAGCACTCAAGATTAATCAAATATTACACGATGGCTCAATCAATAAGAGCAATCGGGTACGGGTTGTTGCAACCACCATTATAGCTTTATTAAAAGACAGTGATATAAATCGTGAAAATGACTGCCTTTCTATGATAAACGAGTTAAATAGTAGGGCTGAAGAAGCATTACACGAAAAAGACAAACGAGAATTTATACATTACATAAAAATATCAGTTCCGCCTATCTTCGATAATCACCTTAAATTTAGAAACGCATTACTAGAAACCCTGCACGTGCTTGAGAGTATCAATATTCGTTCATCAATGAATTCAGGTACGGATATTTTGGGTATATTTTATGAGAAATTTTTAAAATATGGCAATGCAGCAAAAGAAATGGGGATTGTTTTCACGCCTAAACATATCACTCGTTTTGCTGTTGAGGTATTAAATATTACAAACAAAGATAAAGTTTTAGACCCTACCTGTGGAACAGGCGGGTTTTTAATTTCTGCGCTTGATAAGGTAAAAAATGAAGTTGACCACGAAGAATTTGAAAAATTTAAGTCAGAAGGGATTTATGGCATAGAACAAGACCCCGAGATTGCTGCGCTAGCGCTTGTAAATATGATATTTAGAGGAAGTAGCCGCGTTAATCTTGAAGGCGGAAATTGTTTTACAACCACGAAATTTATGGACTTAAAAGTATCAAAAGTCCTCATGAATCCGCCTTATTCCCTTAAAAACCCCAATGAAAAAGAATATAAATTTATAGATTTTGCTTTAAATAAGATGGAAAAAGGAGGTTATTTATTCGCTATCGTTCCTAACTCCGTCATGTTGCTATCGAATGCTAAAAAATGGCGTTCTAAGCTATTAGAGGAAAACACCTTAAAAGCGGTGATAAAGCTGCCAGATGACCTGTTTTACCCTGTCAATGTATGCACTTATGCCATTATTATTCAAAAAGGAGTTCCCCATCAGGATGCTAGTGTTATGTGGGCTTGGCTAAAAGATGGCCTGGTAAAAAGGAAAGGTATTATGGTTAGCGCTTCTTCACAAAAAAATAATATAGAAGCGATAAAGCATGCGCTTATTTCACACCTTAATAACATTAAGGTAGAGGCTAGCCGGCGTGAATTTATACAGAAACCAATCAATTATGATAGCTATCTTGAATACGCTCCAGAGAGCTATTTAGAGGATGAACAATTTTCAGATACCGAATTAGCATTACAAACCAAAATCGTCGTAAAAAACCTTATTCCTTATTATTTATGCAAACAATAG
- a CDS encoding sulfatase-like hydrolase/transferase: MASSAIKKAYINWIFWFFVGNAILFWVIGLHYFAVILPFHLSTSTVVNQFIAWLFLLSAYFGQLGLFACLAAALPTLLVFIYPKKYLVFTSSVILAFLITWLLCLDTFVFSQYRFHLNGILWNLLTSGQATEVFDLSWLEWLTTGLLSLFLLGLEVGLAILIWKKCSTKPFRSKYPLSLIGCLLFSYYMLALIVPFSGSLSLNQQAYTIPLYYEILAKFLPGNRLPALESLYRQDFVEINHTNAKLNYPLHPLIYKTTQKPLNIVFILIDTWRFDMMNAVNTPNIYRFAQESWQFQQHFSGGNGTQPGIFSLFYSLPATYWTATINEHKSPVFINKLLDEGYHTGVFASATLLAPAFNQNVFSQIKNLQTITPGDFPPQRDERITNEFKQFVSHNSSSPFFSFLFYDAAHSFCYGKSPENPFQPSISVCDRLTYTNHTDPMPTFNRYKNALYYIDELVGQDLALLKKQHLLDNTIVVITGDHGNEFNDNHLGYWGHASNFTHYQTQTPLIIHWPGQKPAVIKHRTTHYDIVPTILKRLFGCQNPTDDYSIGQSLFDQKKRPYLLLHSYTNLGIIKDKHIISIYPSGYFQVQDMHAKILAHDQLPMETILSALSQTKRYYAAQ, from the coding sequence ATGGCTTCTTCGGCTATCAAGAAAGCTTATATAAACTGGATATTCTGGTTTTTTGTCGGTAACGCTATTTTATTCTGGGTGATAGGACTACACTATTTCGCCGTCATCCTTCCTTTTCATTTATCTACGTCTACCGTCGTTAATCAGTTTATTGCCTGGCTATTTTTACTGAGCGCCTATTTTGGTCAATTGGGCCTATTTGCCTGCTTAGCCGCTGCTTTACCAACCCTACTCGTATTTATATACCCAAAAAAATACCTGGTTTTTACTAGCTCAGTGATCCTTGCGTTTTTAATCACGTGGCTACTTTGCCTAGATACCTTTGTATTTAGCCAATACCGTTTTCACTTAAATGGGATCCTATGGAATTTACTCACCAGCGGCCAAGCCACTGAAGTCTTTGATCTATCTTGGCTAGAATGGCTTACGACTGGATTGCTGTCCCTCTTTCTACTCGGTTTAGAAGTAGGCTTAGCCATATTGATATGGAAAAAATGTAGCACCAAGCCCTTTCGTTCGAAATATCCGCTTTCTTTAATAGGGTGTCTCTTATTTTCCTACTACATGTTAGCCTTGATTGTGCCTTTTTCAGGCTCCTTATCGTTGAATCAACAAGCCTATACCATTCCACTTTACTATGAGATTCTCGCTAAATTTTTACCTGGAAATAGATTGCCGGCACTAGAAAGTCTATATCGACAGGATTTTGTGGAAATTAATCATACCAATGCAAAATTAAATTATCCCCTTCACCCTTTAATCTATAAAACCACTCAAAAGCCGCTGAATATCGTCTTTATACTTATTGATACCTGGCGATTCGATATGATGAATGCGGTTAATACACCGAATATTTATCGTTTTGCACAAGAAAGCTGGCAGTTTCAGCAGCATTTTAGTGGCGGCAACGGCACACAACCCGGTATTTTCTCATTATTCTATAGCCTACCCGCTACGTACTGGACCGCTACGATTAACGAACATAAAAGCCCTGTATTCATCAATAAACTTTTAGATGAAGGTTACCATACCGGTGTTTTTGCTAGCGCAACCTTACTAGCACCGGCCTTTAATCAAAACGTCTTTAGCCAGATAAAAAATTTACAAACCATAACGCCCGGTGATTTTCCTCCGCAGAGAGACGAACGCATCACCAACGAGTTTAAACAATTTGTTAGCCACAACAGCTCATCGCCTTTTTTCAGCTTTCTATTCTATGACGCAGCACATAGCTTCTGTTATGGAAAGAGCCCAGAAAATCCATTTCAACCGAGTATTAGTGTCTGCGATCGTCTGACCTACACCAACCATACCGATCCAATGCCCACTTTTAATCGCTATAAAAATGCCTTGTATTATATTGACGAATTGGTAGGGCAAGACTTAGCATTACTTAAAAAACAACATTTACTCGACAACACAATTGTTGTAATCACCGGTGATCATGGGAATGAATTTAATGATAACCATCTAGGTTACTGGGGACATGCGAGCAACTTCACTCACTATCAAACACAAACGCCTTTAATCATACATTGGCCAGGCCAAAAACCGGCTGTGATTAAGCATCGCACCACCCATTACGATATCGTGCCCACTATTTTAAAGCGCCTCTTTGGATGCCAAAACCCTACGGATGATTACAGTATCGGCCAATCATTATTTGACCAGAAAAAGCGCCCTTATTTACTCTTACATAGCTATACTAATTTAGGCATTATCAAAGATAAGCATATTATTAGCATTTACCCTTCAGGTTATTTTCAAGTTCAGGATATGCACGCAAAAATACTAGCTCATGATCAACTACCCATGGAAACTATATTAAGTGCCCTATCACAAACAAAACGATATTATGCTGCCCAATAA
- a CDS encoding DUF6475 domain-containing protein, giving the protein MTDDDKKEFLEGLTFLAESFNKRVSSLLLETYWQCLRPYPIAKVKMAMANILTNPDREVWGMPIPAELISLIQGDCRQFAQHAWAQVIHAIKTIGRYDSVVFDNSIIHCVICDLGGWIYLCHQPERDLSSLREEFIKRFQKYYANPSIHYPCVLKGISEHDNEARGFSHNKPDPTLIGNSKRALEVYKNGNKQLEVNPPLSLSKATQQFEPEK; this is encoded by the coding sequence ATGACTGACGACGATAAAAAAGAATTTTTAGAAGGGCTAACGTTTTTAGCAGAGTCCTTTAACAAAAGAGTTTCTAGTTTATTGCTCGAAACTTACTGGCAATGTCTACGGCCTTATCCTATCGCTAAAGTGAAAATGGCTATGGCAAACATATTGACCAATCCTGATCGCGAAGTATGGGGTATGCCTATACCTGCTGAATTAATCTCATTAATCCAAGGCGACTGTCGGCAATTTGCCCAACATGCTTGGGCGCAAGTTATCCACGCTATAAAGACAATCGGACGCTATGACAGTGTGGTCTTCGATAACTCAATTATTCATTGCGTTATATGTGACCTAGGGGGATGGATTTACTTGTGTCATCAACCTGAACGGGATTTATCATCTTTACGGGAAGAGTTTATAAAACGTTTTCAAAAATATTACGCTAACCCAAGCATTCATTATCCCTGCGTGCTCAAAGGTATTTCAGAGCACGATAATGAGGCAAGAGGATTTTCTCATAACAAGCCCGATCCGACCCTGATAGGTAATTCTAAACGTGCTTTAGAGGTTTATAAAAACGGTAATAAACAATTGGAGGTAAATCCCCCATTGTCTCTTTCAAAAGCCACTCAGCAATTTGAACCCGAAAAATAA
- a CDS encoding Cro/CI family transcriptional regulator, with amino-acid sequence MQETTLRKIIRYFGSITKMANKIGVSRTTIYRYLDGSSIPPDIAFRIETKSKGKFNYKALIPWKVKYNLELDTFPSTLMHLPLKYIVIPEEIPYFTDQKNLSLHEHRAICVDENNQLIYGLESIETSKKHEKKTVLAWRISLSALLEKKYELTVLMQTFLISERVAIGIALEKFLGERRGRQNVQNSTPFNFKKGIKTRKLVATYLGFGSHFTYQRAKEIFKQGCGELIEKTDQKKLAISKAAHLAKFTHQEQKNKLNTN; translated from the coding sequence ATGCAAGAAACAACTCTAAGAAAAATAATTCGTTATTTTGGAAGCATTACTAAAATGGCCAATAAAATTGGGGTTAGCCGAACAACTATTTATCGTTATCTCGATGGGAGTTCCATTCCACCGGACATTGCCTTTCGTATTGAGACTAAAAGCAAAGGAAAATTTAACTATAAGGCGTTAATTCCTTGGAAAGTTAAATACAACTTAGAGCTTGATACTTTTCCATCAACCCTAATGCACTTACCATTAAAGTACATCGTTATTCCAGAAGAAATTCCTTATTTTACCGATCAAAAAAACCTATCGCTGCATGAACACCGTGCTATCTGCGTAGATGAAAATAATCAGCTTATTTATGGCTTAGAATCCATCGAAACCAGCAAGAAACATGAGAAGAAAACGGTACTTGCTTGGCGGATTTCTTTATCCGCTCTACTAGAAAAAAAATATGAACTCACTGTATTAATGCAAACGTTTTTAATAAGCGAGCGTGTAGCAATAGGAATTGCACTAGAAAAATTTTTAGGAGAGCGTCGTGGTAGACAAAATGTGCAGAATTCTACACCTTTCAATTTTAAAAAAGGAATTAAAACGAGAAAATTGGTTGCTACATATTTAGGTTTTGGCAGTCACTTTACCTACCAGAGAGCCAAAGAAATATTCAAGCAAGGTTGTGGAGAATTGATTGAAAAAACCGATCAAAAAAAATTAGCGATATCAAAAGCCGCACATTTAGCAAAGTTTACTCATCAAGAACAGAAAAATAAATTAAATACTAATTAA
- a CDS encoding tyrosine-type recombinase/integrase yields MHDRLKADLWRRSKLKEKPQRLWQEAVIRWLNEATYKRSLDTDKFHLDWVCPYLKDKKLSEIDGDLLEDIAREKEKEGVAPATVNRLLAVLRAILKKAEEKWKWIEKAPFVEMRRLGERRERWLTREEAQRLLQVLPSHLADLATFSLATGLRKKNVTGLCWQDIDLVKRHAFVRAAQSMRQESIVKAMRSRRARDRRALTGEAGNASRRKVICGRHGHELRRSECVPDAGRIAA; encoded by the coding sequence TTGCATGATCGATTAAAAGCTGATTTATGGCGTCGAAGCAAATTAAAAGAAAAGCCACAACGTTTATGGCAAGAAGCTGTAATACGTTGGTTAAACGAAGCAACTTATAAACGTAGTCTTGATACTGACAAATTTCACCTTGATTGGGTATGTCCTTATCTTAAGGATAAGAAATTAAGTGAAATCGACGGTGACTTGCTTGAGGACATTGCAAGAGAAAAAGAAAAGGAGGGCGTTGCGCCTGCTACAGTCAATCGGCTGTTAGCTGTGTTAAGAGCAATTTTAAAAAAAGCAGAAGAAAAGTGGAAATGGATTGAAAAAGCTCCTTTTGTGGAAATGCGCCGTTTGGGAGAAAGGCGAGAACGTTGGTTGACACGAGAAGAGGCTCAAAGGCTACTTCAAGTATTACCATCTCATCTAGCTGATTTAGCTACTTTTTCTTTAGCGACAGGATTACGAAAAAAGAACGTGACAGGATTATGTTGGCAGGATATCGATTTGGTCAAGCGACATGCATTTGTTCGCGCTGCTCAGTCGATGAGACAGGAAAGCATTGTGAAAGCAATGCGAAGTCGAAGAGCCCGCGATAGGCGTGCGTTGACGGGCGAAGCAGGAAACGCATCACGCCGTAAAGTCATTTGTGGGAGGCACGGGCATGAACTCCGAAGGAGTGAGTGCGTGCCGGACGCAGGACGTATCGCGGCCTAA
- a CDS encoding DMT family transporter, which yields MSNKHLNYLWFFLLASFWGGSFVAIKEVVSTVPPFFGAALRVGLALFFLIIMLCCLRKKVSAPFSTRWRIWIMGLFSQGIPFSFLFWGEQHISSGLAGILNGTVPIWTLLFSLTSPKTRNFSALKGIGLSIGLLGICIIFWPMLHFNHTPSYLLGTISVLFMAVSYAIGNLLNQRMLSGKIKLDFYANIYHQHWASLVFLILASLCFENLPSKIVLLHTPLLWVASIYMGLFSTALAWIIYYHLIREWDAVRASAVMYIVPIMAILWDFIFFHNRPQWTEGLGIITILFGVILIQLPKNRRLQPAP from the coding sequence ATGTCGAATAAACACCTTAATTATCTTTGGTTTTTCTTACTGGCCTCATTTTGGGGTGGTTCATTTGTCGCTATTAAAGAAGTAGTAAGCACCGTTCCGCCTTTTTTTGGCGCGGCGCTACGCGTTGGTTTGGCCTTATTTTTCCTTATCATTATGTTGTGTTGCTTAAGGAAAAAGGTATCCGCGCCTTTTTCCACTCGTTGGCGCATTTGGATTATGGGACTTTTCTCACAGGGGATTCCATTCTCCTTTTTATTCTGGGGCGAACAACATATTTCATCCGGTTTAGCCGGTATATTAAATGGAACCGTCCCTATCTGGACCTTATTATTTAGCCTAACCTCGCCTAAAACCAGAAACTTTTCGGCTTTGAAAGGCATCGGTTTATCCATTGGCTTATTAGGTATTTGTATTATCTTTTGGCCCATGCTGCACTTTAACCATACGCCTTCCTATTTATTAGGTACGATATCCGTACTGTTCATGGCGGTTAGCTATGCGATAGGAAACTTACTCAATCAACGTATGTTATCTGGCAAAATAAAATTAGATTTTTATGCCAATATCTATCATCAACATTGGGCCAGCTTAGTTTTTTTAATCCTGGCTTCGCTTTGCTTTGAAAATTTACCGAGCAAAATCGTGCTGCTTCATACGCCTTTACTCTGGGTAGCCAGCATTTATATGGGCTTATTCTCTACCGCCTTGGCTTGGATTATTTACTATCATCTGATTCGAGAATGGGATGCTGTTCGAGCCAGCGCAGTCATGTATATAGTTCCTATTATGGCGATACTGTGGGATTTTATTTTTTTCCACAATCGCCCGCAATGGACAGAAGGCTTAGGCATTATTACGATCTTATTCGGCGTTATTTTAATACAACTACCCAAAAACAGACGCCTTCAACCAGCGCCCTGA
- a CDS encoding helix-turn-helix domain-containing protein: protein MKTFNLEEAAQFLKMSPGGLRRLAASKKIPAAKPGRGWCFLEEDLVNYVRSLYDQPCNQISQGVSNNRRETWHSTRETEFGGLTLLTMEKEYNELLGRQTKRRRRNCMID, encoded by the coding sequence ATGAAAACCTTCAATCTTGAAGAAGCGGCGCAATTTTTAAAGATGAGCCCGGGTGGTCTTCGAAGGTTAGCGGCAAGTAAAAAAATTCCTGCCGCTAAACCTGGGCGGGGTTGGTGTTTTTTAGAAGAAGACCTTGTTAATTATGTTCGTTCGCTTTACGATCAGCCCTGCAACCAAATATCGCAGGGTGTCTCTAATAATAGGAGAGAAACATGGCACTCTACGCGAGAAACAGAGTTTGGTGGATTGACCTTACTCACAATGGAAAAAGAATACAACGAACTACTGGGACGTCAAACAAAGCGGCGGCGCAGGAATTGCATGATCGATTAA